Within the Desulfovermiculus halophilus DSM 18834 genome, the region CCATCCCCGCAGATTATCTCAATGGAGTCGTACCCCAGGCGGCGCAGATTGTCCCTGGCCCGGTCCGCAAGCTCAGGATAGACTTCAATGCTGTATACGGTCCGGGCAATGCGGCTGAGCACCGCGGCCTGATATCCACAGCCGGTCCCGATTTCCAAAACGTTTTCTCCGCCGCACAGACGGAGCAGCTCGGTCATGTAGGCCACAATATAGGGCTGGGAAATGGTCTGTCCCCGGCCGATGGGCAGCGGCCGGTCGGCATAGGCCAGTCTGCGGTCGGGCTCGGGCACAAACTCGTGCCGGGGCACTTCCTGCATGGCCTTGATGACCAAAGGATTGGTCACCCCCCGGGCCTTGATCTGCCGTTCCACCATGCCCATCCGGGCTTCCAGGTACGGATCCTCTCCCTGTGGGTTCATGCCCCCCTCCCAACCACATTCATGTATTGACCGCTATTGATACAAATTCACAACCATGTGGCCACATGTCGTGAGAACTCATCCAAATCGCTCAAGCTTTCTGAGAGAATTTCATATACCTGGGAATAATCAACATCCCAATACATATGCACCAGC harbors:
- a CDS encoding protein-L-isoaspartate(D-aspartate) O-methyltransferase; the protein is MNPQGEDPYLEARMGMVERQIKARGVTNPLVIKAMQEVPRHEFVPEPDRRLAYADRPLPIGRGQTISQPYIVAYMTELLRLCGGENVLEIGTGCGYQAAVLSRIARTVYSIEVYPELADRARDNLRRLGYDSIEIICGDGTMGWPEHAPYDGIIATASGPDVPDPLKEQLAMGGKLVMPVGEYRFGQYITRVTKGKGDHFNQERLLDVAFVPLIGKHGWPK